Proteins encoded together in one Papio anubis isolate 15944 chromosome 3, Panubis1.0, whole genome shotgun sequence window:
- the LOC110743343 gene encoding protein BRICK1 has product MAGQEDPVQREIHQDWANREYIEIITSSIKKIADFLNSFDMSCRSRLATLNEKLTALERRIEYIEARVTKGETLT; this is encoded by the coding sequence ATGGCGGGACAGGAGGATCCGGTGCAGCGGGAGATTCACCAGGACTGGGCTAACCGGGAGTACATTGAGATAATCACCAGCAGCATCAAGAAAATCGCGGACTTTCTCAACTCGTTCGATATGTCTTGTCGTTCAAGACTTGCAACACTAAACGAGAAATTGACAGCGCTTGAACGGAGAATAGAGTACATTGAAGCACGGGTGACAAAAGGTGAGACACTCACCTAG